From the Sphingomonas aliaeris genome, one window contains:
- the tatB gene encoding Sec-independent protein translocase protein TatB, translated as MFDIAPTELMLVAVVALVVIGPKDLPKAMRFVGHWVAKGRAVMGQFRSGFDTMVREAELQEMEKKWAAENERIMREHAAPFRSAPHATTSSDDHAADDAPPVMVSQPVMIEHPAVVAAAELEFALEPDTVPPAPKATKPRKSRAKAADTNSTDPKAAS; from the coding sequence ATGTTCGACATTGCGCCAACCGAATTGATGCTCGTCGCGGTCGTGGCCCTGGTCGTCATCGGACCGAAAGATCTCCCGAAGGCAATGCGCTTCGTGGGGCATTGGGTCGCCAAGGGTCGCGCGGTCATGGGCCAGTTCCGCTCCGGCTTCGATACGATGGTGCGCGAGGCTGAACTGCAGGAGATGGAAAAGAAGTGGGCGGCGGAGAATGAGCGGATCATGCGCGAGCACGCCGCACCGTTCAGATCGGCGCCGCATGCCACAACGTCGTCCGACGATCATGCCGCCGATGATGCGCCTCCTGTGATGGTGTCTCAGCCCGTGATGATCGAGCACCCCGCCGTCGTCGCAGCAGCCGAGCTCGAATTCGCGCTTGAACCCGACACGGTACCGCCTGCGCCGAAAGCGACCAAACCGCGCAAATCCCGCGCGAAGGCAGCCGATACGAACAGCACCGATCCGAAAGCCGCATCGTGA
- a CDS encoding AMP nucleosidase, with product MINASTIVAELDTLYRASVDRLQAALTAYIADGTIPDPASRRDGSFAYPEIRLTYRGGSDRPAPMRSFGRLVTEGEYKISVTKPAIFADYLIEQLTLLIEDYDVEVEAVAGRQEIPFPYVIDPGHALSLDEVSASELARFFPATELAHIGDEIADGLWVAHDDTQPLALFDGLRTDFSLARLRHYMGTPAEHAQRYVLFTNYHRYVDEFVRWAASQLGPDAEGNPSRFTGLSGAGGIMIHAGDDADKIVSDSAWRRHQMPAYHLMAEDGTGITLVNIGVGPSNAKTITDHLAVLRPEAWLMIGHCGGLRPSQRIGDYVLAHAYLRDDHVLDDVLPPEIPVPAIAEVQVAMARAAETISGQSGEELKRRLRTGTIVTTDDRNWELRYSRSALRFSLSRAVGIDMESATIAAQGYRFRVPYGTLLCVSDKPLHGELKLPGQANRFYERAINEHMRIGIETCEELRREGERLHSRKLRAFNEPPFR from the coding sequence ATGATAAACGCCTCCACTATCGTCGCCGAACTCGACACCCTGTACCGTGCATCGGTCGACCGGCTTCAGGCTGCGCTTACTGCCTATATCGCCGACGGCACCATCCCGGATCCAGCATCGCGCCGCGACGGCAGTTTTGCCTATCCCGAAATCCGCCTGACCTACCGCGGCGGCAGCGACCGGCCCGCCCCGATGCGATCCTTCGGCCGTCTGGTGACGGAAGGCGAGTATAAGATCAGCGTTACCAAGCCCGCGATCTTCGCCGACTATCTGATCGAACAGCTGACGCTGTTGATCGAGGATTACGATGTCGAGGTCGAGGCGGTCGCCGGACGTCAGGAAATCCCGTTTCCCTATGTGATCGATCCGGGTCACGCGCTTAGCCTCGACGAGGTTTCCGCCTCCGAACTTGCCCGCTTCTTCCCGGCCACCGAACTTGCACATATCGGCGACGAGATTGCGGACGGTCTGTGGGTGGCGCATGACGATACGCAACCGCTCGCGTTATTTGACGGCCTGCGGACCGATTTCAGCCTCGCCCGGTTGCGCCACTACATGGGCACGCCGGCCGAACACGCACAGCGCTATGTGCTGTTCACCAACTATCACCGCTATGTGGACGAGTTCGTACGCTGGGCCGCGAGCCAACTTGGCCCGGATGCGGAAGGGAATCCCAGCCGCTTCACCGGACTGTCAGGCGCTGGCGGAATCATGATCCATGCCGGCGACGACGCGGACAAGATCGTCAGCGACAGCGCGTGGCGGCGCCATCAGATGCCCGCTTACCATCTGATGGCGGAGGATGGCACCGGCATCACGCTCGTCAATATCGGGGTTGGACCATCCAATGCGAAGACGATCACCGATCACCTTGCGGTGCTGCGGCCCGAGGCGTGGTTGATGATCGGCCATTGCGGTGGGCTGCGGCCAAGCCAGCGGATCGGCGATTATGTCCTGGCGCATGCCTATCTGCGCGATGACCACGTACTCGACGACGTCCTGCCGCCGGAAATCCCGGTGCCGGCGATCGCCGAAGTGCAGGTCGCGATGGCACGCGCCGCTGAAACGATCTCGGGGCAATCGGGTGAGGAACTCAAGCGGCGCCTGCGCACGGGAACGATCGTCACGACGGACGATCGCAACTGGGAGTTGCGCTACAGCCGCTCCGCGCTGCGCTTCTCGCTCAGCCGCGCGGTCGGCATCGATATGGAGTCTGCGACGATCGCGGCGCAAGGCTATCGCTTCCGCGTGCCGTATGGCACATTGCTGTGCGTGTCGGACAAGCCGCTGCACGGGGAATTGAAGCTTCCCGGCCAAGCCAACCGCTTTTACGAACGCGCGATCAACGAACACATGCGGATCGGGATCGAAACGTGCGAGGAATTGCGGCGTGAGGGCGAACGCCTGCACAGTCGTAAGCTACGGGCCTTCAACGAGCCTCCCTTCCGATAA
- the scpB gene encoding SMC-Scp complex subunit ScpB, whose amino-acid sequence MTPPDDIMRAVEAVLFAAPEPMTSATIAAHLNHATGIREALNRLQADYIGRGVELVMRGDRWHFQTAPDMAHLLRRDREESRKLSRAGIETLAIIAYHEPATRAEIESIRGVQISKGTIDVLMEAGWVRPAGRREAPGRPLLYATTPEFLAHFGLTSRRDLPGLDDLKAAGLLDPVDLALDQRGEQLEVAYEADED is encoded by the coding sequence GTGACGCCGCCGGACGATATCATGCGTGCGGTGGAAGCGGTCTTGTTCGCCGCGCCGGAGCCTATGACGTCCGCCACAATCGCCGCGCATCTGAATCATGCCACGGGCATTCGCGAAGCGCTGAACCGATTGCAGGCGGACTATATCGGCCGCGGGGTCGAACTGGTCATGCGCGGAGACCGGTGGCATTTCCAGACCGCGCCGGACATGGCGCATCTGCTTCGCCGCGACAGGGAAGAGTCCCGCAAACTCAGCCGGGCGGGCATCGAGACGCTGGCGATCATCGCCTATCACGAACCCGCGACCCGTGCCGAGATCGAGTCGATTCGCGGTGTCCAGATATCGAAAGGCACGATCGACGTGCTGATGGAGGCAGGCTGGGTTCGTCCGGCGGGGCGGCGCGAGGCGCCCGGGCGGCCCTTGCTCTATGCTACGACGCCGGAATTCCTCGCTCATTTCGGGCTGACGAGCCGACGCGACCTGCCCGGCCTCGACGACCTGAAGGCCGCAGGTCTACTCGATCCGGTCGATTTGGCGCTCGATCAGCGTGGGGAACAACTTGAGGTGGCATATGAGGCCGATGAGGATTAG
- a CDS encoding FitA-like ribbon-helix-helix domain-containing protein, protein MGQVLIRNLDDALLTEYREAAKAKGRSLEAELRDVLASARPKATMSGERFVSFSKSLRAMTPQSARGTDSTDLIRADRDER, encoded by the coding sequence ATGGGACAGGTTCTTATCCGCAATCTCGATGACGCGTTGCTGACCGAGTATCGGGAAGCGGCCAAGGCGAAGGGCAGGTCATTGGAGGCGGAGTTGCGCGATGTCCTTGCCAGCGCCCGCCCCAAGGCGACGATGTCCGGCGAGCGGTTCGTATCCTTTTCGAAGAGCCTCCGGGCGATGACGCCGCAATCTGCGAGAGGTACGGACAGCACCGATCTGATTCGAGCCGACCGCGACGAACGCTGA
- the tatC gene encoding twin-arginine translocase subunit TatC, which produces MSDDGSEIDASRAPLLDHLIELRRRLLYCAIAILLTFFVGFYFSRPIFAFLVHPLVMAGQKTIISTEVFGGFIVQVKVAFFAAMMMSFPVIANQLWQFVAPGLYRQEKRALLPFLLATPVLFIAGASMAYFIAVPMALKFLLSYQGDLGGIRQEALPTVTSYLSFVMQFLFAFGLSFLLPVLLMLLERAGIVTRTQLVAARRYAIVAAFAIAAVLTPPDVGSQLLLAIPLVFLYEMALIGIWFTERKRAKIAANTQEVA; this is translated from the coding sequence GTGAGCGACGATGGCAGCGAGATCGACGCATCGCGCGCACCGCTTCTCGACCATCTGATCGAGTTGCGTCGGCGATTGCTGTATTGCGCGATCGCCATCCTGCTGACGTTCTTCGTCGGATTCTATTTCTCGCGCCCGATCTTCGCTTTTCTGGTCCACCCGCTGGTGATGGCGGGCCAGAAGACGATCATCTCGACCGAGGTCTTCGGCGGGTTCATCGTGCAGGTGAAGGTGGCATTCTTTGCCGCGATGATGATGTCGTTCCCGGTCATCGCCAACCAGCTTTGGCAATTCGTCGCGCCCGGCCTGTACCGGCAGGAGAAACGGGCGTTGCTGCCGTTCCTGCTCGCCACCCCTGTCCTGTTCATCGCGGGTGCTTCGATGGCGTATTTCATCGCTGTGCCGATGGCGCTGAAGTTCCTGCTTTCCTATCAGGGCGATCTAGGTGGGATTCGCCAAGAGGCGCTGCCGACGGTCACCAGCTATCTGTCCTTCGTGATGCAATTCCTGTTTGCGTTTGGGCTGTCGTTTCTGCTGCCAGTGTTGCTGATGTTGCTGGAGCGGGCGGGGATCGTCACCCGCACGCAATTGGTAGCGGCACGGCGCTATGCGATCGTCGCCGCCTTCGCAATCGCGGCGGTGCTGACCCCGCCAGACGTGGGATCGCAGCTGCTGCTCGCGATACCTTTGGTATTCCTGTACGAGATGGCATTGATCGGCATCTGGTTCACGGAGCGAAAGCGCGCGAAGATCGCGGCTAATACGCAGGAAGTCGCCTGA
- a CDS encoding alpha/beta fold hydrolase yields MANSPIEPRFLDSFDGTRLAYHELGEGRPVVLIHGYFSNAQTNWIRYGHAEAVAAKGFRVIMPDLRGHGDSARPHDDASYPPDVLMRDGFALIEHLGLTDYDLGGYSLGARTTVRMLANGASPKRVVLSGMGLRGLTDTEGRGGYFRRILTNLGTFERGTLEWLTEAFLKTTSGDPEALVRVLDTFVDTPRETVAAITQPVLVVSGEEDEDNGPAPELAELLPNGLYRAVPGGHMSAVVKPELGREIADFLGN; encoded by the coding sequence TTGGCAAACTCCCCGATTGAACCGCGCTTCCTCGACAGCTTCGACGGAACCAGGCTGGCCTATCACGAACTCGGCGAAGGGCGCCCCGTCGTCCTGATCCACGGGTACTTCTCCAACGCGCAGACGAACTGGATCCGCTACGGCCATGCGGAGGCGGTCGCGGCCAAGGGCTTCCGGGTCATCATGCCGGACCTTCGCGGACACGGTGACAGCGCCCGGCCGCACGACGACGCCAGCTATCCGCCCGACGTGCTGATGCGCGACGGCTTCGCACTGATCGAGCATCTCGGACTCACGGATTACGACCTTGGCGGCTATTCGCTTGGTGCGCGAACGACGGTGCGGATGCTCGCGAACGGCGCCAGCCCGAAGCGCGTCGTCCTGTCGGGCATGGGTCTGCGCGGCCTGACCGATACCGAGGGGCGGGGCGGGTATTTCCGACGCATCCTGACCAATCTGGGCACCTTCGAACGGGGCACGCTGGAATGGCTGACCGAGGCATTCCTGAAGACGACCAGCGGTGATCCCGAGGCGCTGGTCCGTGTGCTGGACACGTTCGTGGATACGCCCCGCGAAACGGTTGCGGCTATCACTCAACCCGTGCTCGTAGTGTCGGGCGAGGAGGATGAGGATAACGGCCCGGCGCCCGAACTGGCGGAACTGTTGCCGAACGGTCTCTATCGGGCGGTGCCCGGCGGTCATATGAGCGCGGTGGTGAAGCCCGAACTTGGCCGCGAGATTGCGGATTTCCTTGGCAATTGA
- a CDS encoding SPOR domain-containing protein: MATSDTHAPRDEDRLPWLETVEEDYDHGPSIARIIGIIVIGLAVIAAAIFGYHQYKQNRGADGNGALIEAQEGDYKVKPDDPGGLKVKGEGDAAIATSDGASGSNGVINLNASPEAPVEGIKTSAAAAPVPVPTAGAVKTVAAVPASGGKLKAAPTGPAIAIASGTSGGSLVQLGSFASEAEANGVWTRSSKRFTYLAPLGKSVQKAEVNGRTVYRLRVNAGSAGQANALCGKLKVAGEACFIPND; the protein is encoded by the coding sequence ATGGCAACCTCCGACACCCACGCGCCGCGTGACGAGGATCGGCTGCCCTGGCTGGAGACGGTCGAGGAGGATTATGATCACGGTCCCAGCATCGCGCGGATCATCGGGATAATCGTGATCGGACTGGCCGTGATCGCTGCCGCTATCTTCGGCTACCATCAGTACAAGCAGAACCGCGGTGCCGACGGAAACGGTGCTCTGATCGAGGCGCAGGAAGGCGATTACAAGGTCAAGCCGGACGATCCCGGCGGCTTAAAGGTGAAGGGCGAGGGCGATGCCGCGATCGCGACGAGCGACGGGGCGAGCGGCAGCAACGGCGTGATCAACCTGAACGCGTCTCCGGAAGCCCCGGTCGAGGGGATCAAGACCAGTGCCGCAGCGGCGCCAGTTCCGGTGCCGACCGCCGGAGCCGTCAAGACGGTGGCGGCTGTCCCGGCCTCCGGTGGAAAGCTGAAGGCGGCACCCACTGGTCCTGCGATCGCGATCGCCAGTGGCACGTCCGGTGGATCGCTCGTTCAGTTGGGATCCTTCGCCAGCGAGGCGGAGGCGAACGGTGTGTGGACGAGATCCTCGAAGCGCTTCACTTATCTCGCTCCGCTGGGCAAATCGGTCCAGAAGGCAGAAGTCAACGGGCGGACGGTATATCGCCTTCGCGTCAACGCCGGCAGCGCGGGGCAGGCGAACGCATTGTGCGGCAAGCTGAAGGTCGCGGGCGAGGCGTGCTTCATACCCAACGACTGA
- a CDS encoding entericidin A/B family lipoprotein, protein MRKIVGLAVVTAALMVSACNTIEGAGKDVSSAGKTVAKTADDAK, encoded by the coding sequence ATGCGCAAGATCGTAGGACTCGCCGTCGTCACCGCCGCACTGATGGTCAGCGCATGCAACACGATCGAAGGCGCCGGCAAGGACGTCTCGTCCGCCGGTAAGACGGTCGCAAAGACCGCCGACGACGCGAAGTAA
- a CDS encoding twin-arginine translocase TatA/TatE family subunit, with amino-acid sequence MGSFSLVHWLVLGVVMVLVLGGGRFSNMMGDVAKGIKQFKKGMAEEDVKPEPSRIDAKPAADPAFDRDGEKLREER; translated from the coding sequence ATGGGTAGTTTCAGCCTCGTGCATTGGCTGGTGTTGGGCGTCGTTATGGTGCTCGTCCTTGGCGGCGGCCGCTTTTCCAATATGATGGGAGACGTCGCTAAGGGCATCAAGCAGTTCAAGAAGGGCATGGCGGAGGAAGACGTTAAGCCTGAGCCTTCGCGGATCGACGCCAAGCCCGCTGCCGATCCCGCGTTCGACCGCGACGGCGAAAAGCTGCGCGAGGAGCGCTGA
- a CDS encoding segregation and condensation protein A: MTQEPEQLTLDLEGWEGPLDLLLDLARRQKVDLREISILALVDQYLRYVEEARAIKLELAADYLVMAAWLAYLKSALLLPRDPEAQPDPEELALRLQLRLERLNAMRDAGARLVARDRIGRDVFTRGAPEGLRTIRKALWQAEIFDLIAAYGRITARSRPVMHVVADRHVMTLEAALERVSRLLGITVEWAAIETFLPETAGAFRKSALASSFLAALELARQGRVELRQKGPFAPLYLRAPA, encoded by the coding sequence GTGACCCAAGAACCCGAACAATTGACGCTCGATCTGGAAGGGTGGGAAGGTCCGCTCGACCTCCTGCTGGATCTGGCGCGACGGCAAAAGGTCGACCTGCGCGAGATATCGATCCTAGCGCTGGTGGATCAGTACCTTCGCTACGTGGAAGAAGCGCGAGCGATCAAACTGGAGCTTGCGGCGGATTATCTCGTGATGGCCGCGTGGCTCGCATATCTCAAATCCGCCTTGCTGTTGCCGCGAGATCCGGAAGCACAGCCTGATCCCGAGGAGCTTGCGCTGCGGTTGCAGTTGCGGCTGGAGCGGCTGAACGCGATGCGCGATGCCGGCGCGCGACTGGTGGCGCGGGACCGGATCGGTCGCGACGTTTTTACCCGCGGTGCGCCGGAGGGATTGCGGACCATCCGCAAGGCGTTGTGGCAGGCGGAAATATTCGATTTGATCGCCGCCTATGGCCGTATTACCGCGCGATCGCGCCCGGTGATGCACGTCGTCGCCGATCGTCACGTCATGACGCTCGAAGCGGCGCTGGAGCGCGTCTCGCGGTTGTTGGGCATAACCGTGGAATGGGCTGCCATCGAAACCTTCCTGCCGGAGACCGCCGGCGCGTTCCGCAAGTCGGCACTGGCCAGCAGTTTTCTCGCGGCGCTCGAACTCGCGCGGCAGGGGCGGGTCGAGTTGCGCCAGAAAGGTCCATTCGCGCCATTATATCTGCGCGCGCCGGCGTGA
- a CDS encoding GFA family protein, with amino-acid sequence MTQMTGGCQCGRIRYVAEVDSDEAYLCHCRMCQRATGGVSIAFRSMKRADVTWQQEPDRYQSSPIALRGFCSACGTPLTFEFLEGSDSMDVTVGSFDDPYHFKPTHHFSPETWHAEWLDTRHLPATRVADNPSTVDRWMEKLGKLPD; translated from the coding sequence ATGACCCAGATGACCGGCGGGTGCCAGTGCGGGCGTATCCGTTACGTGGCTGAAGTCGATAGCGATGAGGCATATCTCTGCCATTGCCGGATGTGCCAGCGCGCCACCGGCGGGGTATCGATCGCGTTCCGCAGCATGAAGCGCGCGGACGTGACGTGGCAGCAGGAGCCCGATCGCTACCAATCCTCGCCGATCGCGCTTCGTGGGTTCTGTTCCGCCTGCGGCACACCGCTGACGTTCGAATTCCTCGAAGGCAGCGACAGCATGGACGTCACCGTCGGCAGTTTCGACGATCCCTATCACTTCAAGCCGACGCATCATTTCTCGCCCGAGACATGGCATGCCGAATGGCTCGACACGCGGCATTTGCCTGCTACGCGGGTGGCCGATAATCCTTCGACCGTTGACCGCTGGATGGAAAAGCTTGGCAAACTCCCCGATTGA
- a CDS encoding M2 family metallopeptidase yields the protein MIRTGISIVALSLAMASTPVSAQNAAPTPADADAFIAQSEKTYFDFTLQSNQINWVNATYITDDTDAMASRINAQGTEIAVKLALEAAKYDKVAGLAPDTRRKLDLLRGSITLPAPTTPGAATELSTLVTKMSSSYGKGKGTLDGKPINGSDIEAAMGTERDPAKLKEMWVSWHDNVGAPMRTDYATTVDIANKGAVELGYKDVGAMWRSGYDMSPEEFAKLTDKLWLEVEPLYKSLHTYVRWKLNEKYGDAVQPKTGAIRSDLLGNMWAQEWGNIYDIVAPKGAGDLGFDTTDLLKQKGYDPLKMVKAGEGFYSSLGFKPLPDTFWARSQITKPADREVICHASAWDLDNKDDVRIKMCTKVNGDDFVTIHHELGHNYYQRAYQKQPMLYMNGANDGFHEAIGDFVALSITPDYLVQIGLLDKAKVPSADKDIGLLLRQAMDKVAFLPFGLLIDKWRWGVFSGEIPATGYEKGWNDLRLKYQGIVPPVERDETRFDPGAKYHVPASVPYTRYFLARLLQFQFYEAACKQSGWKGPLHRCSFYGNTAVGDKLNAMLEMGQSKPWPDALQAFTGSRQMSGKAMVSYFAPLKKWLDTQNKGKPTGW from the coding sequence ATGATCCGCACCGGTATTTCGATTGTGGCGCTGTCGCTTGCGATGGCGTCGACGCCCGTTTCCGCACAAAATGCGGCACCAACGCCTGCCGACGCCGACGCCTTCATCGCGCAGTCGGAAAAGACCTATTTCGATTTCACGCTGCAATCGAACCAGATCAACTGGGTCAACGCGACCTACATCACCGACGATACGGACGCGATGGCCTCCCGGATCAATGCGCAGGGAACCGAGATCGCGGTCAAGCTCGCGCTCGAGGCGGCAAAGTACGACAAGGTCGCGGGCCTGGCGCCCGACACGCGGCGTAAGCTCGATCTGCTTCGCGGCAGTATCACGCTGCCCGCGCCGACGACGCCCGGTGCGGCGACGGAATTGTCCACCCTGGTGACGAAGATGTCGTCCTCCTACGGCAAGGGCAAAGGCACGCTGGACGGCAAGCCAATCAACGGGAGCGATATCGAGGCCGCGATGGGCACCGAACGTGATCCTGCAAAGCTGAAGGAGATGTGGGTCAGCTGGCACGACAATGTCGGCGCCCCGATGCGTACGGATTATGCGACGACGGTCGACATCGCCAACAAGGGCGCGGTCGAGCTCGGTTACAAAGACGTCGGTGCGATGTGGCGATCGGGCTACGATATGAGCCCGGAAGAGTTCGCCAAGCTGACCGACAAGCTCTGGCTGGAGGTCGAGCCGTTGTACAAGTCCCTGCACACCTATGTGCGATGGAAGCTGAACGAGAAATACGGCGATGCGGTGCAGCCGAAGACCGGCGCGATCCGCAGCGATCTGCTCGGCAATATGTGGGCGCAGGAATGGGGAAACATCTACGATATCGTCGCGCCGAAGGGGGCGGGCGATCTCGGTTTCGATACGACCGACCTGCTGAAACAGAAGGGCTATGACCCGTTGAAGATGGTGAAGGCCGGCGAGGGCTTCTATTCCTCGCTCGGCTTCAAGCCCTTGCCGGATACGTTCTGGGCCCGGTCGCAGATCACCAAGCCCGCGGATCGCGAAGTCATCTGCCACGCCTCCGCCTGGGATCTGGATAACAAGGACGATGTGCGCATCAAGATGTGCACCAAGGTGAATGGCGACGATTTCGTCACGATCCACCACGAGCTCGGCCACAATTACTATCAGCGCGCGTATCAGAAGCAGCCGATGCTATATATGAACGGTGCGAACGACGGGTTCCACGAAGCCATCGGTGACTTCGTCGCATTGTCTATCACGCCCGATTACCTCGTTCAGATCGGTTTGCTCGACAAGGCGAAGGTGCCGAGCGCGGACAAGGATATCGGGCTGCTACTGCGTCAAGCGATGGACAAGGTCGCGTTCCTGCCGTTTGGGCTGTTGATCGACAAATGGCGCTGGGGCGTCTTTTCGGGTGAGATCCCCGCGACTGGGTATGAAAAGGGCTGGAACGACCTGCGCCTGAAGTATCAGGGCATCGTTCCGCCGGTCGAACGCGACGAGACCCGGTTCGACCCCGGTGCGAAATACCACGTTCCGGCGAGCGTTCCGTACACGCGATACTTCCTCGCCCGGTTGCTGCAATTCCAGTTCTACGAAGCAGCGTGCAAGCAGTCCGGCTGGAAAGGCCCGCTGCATCGCTGCTCCTTCTACGGCAACACGGCGGTAGGCGATAAGCTGAACGCCATGCTCGAAATGGGCCAGTCCAAACCGTGGCCCGACGCGCTGCAGGCGTTCACCGGCAGCCGTCAGATGTCTGGCAAAGCCATGGTTTCGTATTTCGCGCCGCTGAAGAAGTGGCTGGACACGCAGAATAAGGGAAAGCCGACCGGCTGGTGA
- a CDS encoding aspartate-semialdehyde dehydrogenase gives MGYRIVVAGATGNVGREMLNILAEREFPADEIAVVASSRSQGLTVDYGDTGKQFKVQNIEHFDWTGWDMALFAIGSEATAKYAPVAAAAGCTVIDNSSLYRMEPDVPLIVPEVNPEAIDGYKARNIIANPNCSTAQMVVALKPLHDAAKIKRVVVSTYQSVSGAGKQGMDELFEQSRNIFVGDSAEPKKFTKQIAFNVIPHIDSFLDDGSTKEEWKMVVETKKILDPKIKVTATCVRVPVFVGHSEAINIEFEREISAKEAQDILREAPGIMLYDKREDGGYITPIECVGEFATFISRVREDSTIENGLNLWCVSDNLRKGAALNAVQIAELLGRRHLKKAD, from the coding sequence ATGGGCTACAGAATCGTCGTCGCGGGTGCGACCGGGAATGTCGGGCGCGAGATGCTCAATATCCTGGCGGAGCGTGAATTCCCGGCGGACGAGATCGCCGTCGTCGCCTCGTCGCGCAGCCAGGGGCTGACGGTCGATTACGGCGACACCGGCAAGCAGTTCAAGGTTCAGAATATCGAACATTTCGACTGGACCGGCTGGGACATGGCGCTGTTCGCGATCGGCTCCGAAGCGACCGCCAAATACGCCCCCGTCGCCGCCGCCGCCGGTTGCACGGTGATCGACAATTCGTCGCTCTATCGCATGGAGCCCGACGTGCCGCTGATCGTGCCCGAAGTGAATCCGGAGGCGATCGACGGCTATAAGGCACGCAACATCATCGCCAATCCAAACTGCTCGACCGCGCAGATGGTCGTCGCGCTGAAGCCACTGCACGATGCCGCGAAGATCAAGCGCGTCGTCGTCTCGACCTACCAGTCCGTTTCCGGTGCCGGCAAGCAGGGTATGGACGAACTGTTCGAACAGAGCCGCAACATCTTCGTCGGCGATAGCGCCGAGCCCAAGAAGTTCACCAAGCAGATCGCCTTCAACGTCATTCCGCATATCGACAGCTTCCTGGACGACGGTTCGACCAAGGAAGAGTGGAAGATGGTCGTCGAGACGAAAAAGATCCTCGATCCCAAGATCAAGGTGACCGCGACCTGCGTTCGCGTACCCGTGTTCGTCGGCCATTCCGAAGCGATCAACATCGAGTTCGAACGCGAGATTTCGGCCAAGGAAGCGCAGGACATCCTGCGTGAGGCGCCCGGCATCATGTTGTACGATAAGCGCGAAGATGGCGGCTATATCACGCCCATCGAATGCGTCGGCGAATTCGCCACCTTCATCAGCCGCGTCCGCGAGGATTCGACGATCGAGAACGGCCTGAACCTGTGGTGCGTGTCGGACAACCTACGCAAGGGCGCAGCGCTGAACGCGGTGCAGATCGCCGAATTGCTCGGTCGTCGCCATCTGAAAAAGGCTGATTGA
- a CDS encoding type II toxin-antitoxin system VapC family toxin, translated as MLVIDASVVVKVLTEEVGSDLATDRLALEPERIGPDWLSVEIASALSKKVRYAGLPADVAEKYLAALPMIIPDLTPTLPLLPAALRLSIGLRHAVYDCLYLALAIDRDCALLTADRKFFDTVASGEHGQRMELMA; from the coding sequence ATGCTGGTGATCGACGCCAGCGTCGTCGTCAAAGTGCTGACGGAGGAGGTCGGCTCGGATCTCGCCACCGATCGGCTGGCGCTCGAACCGGAACGTATCGGCCCGGACTGGCTTTCGGTTGAGATTGCCAGCGCGCTGTCGAAGAAGGTCCGCTATGCGGGTCTGCCGGCCGATGTCGCGGAAAAGTATCTGGCGGCCCTGCCGATGATCATTCCCGACCTTACGCCGACCTTGCCGCTTCTGCCCGCCGCCTTGAGGTTGTCGATCGGCTTACGTCACGCCGTCTACGACTGCCTGTATCTCGCTCTTGCGATCGATCGGGACTGCGCCCTGCTCACCGCGGATCGAAAGTTCTTCGATACCGTTGCATCAGGCGAACATGGGCAGCGCATGGAATTAATGGCATGA